In Streptomyces nojiriensis, one genomic interval encodes:
- a CDS encoding flavodoxin family protein, with product MSAITHTPVVSIAYHSGYGHTAVVAEAVRSGAVEAGATVHLIKVDEIDDAQWELLDASDAIVFGSPTYMGTASGAFHVFAEASSKRWFGDTWQDKVAAGFTNSASKSGDKLHTLQFFQILAAQHGMSWVNLGLKPGWNSSTASENDLNRLGFFSGAAAQTNSDEGADAVHKADIATAEHLGRRVAEQTRIVIAGRAALAAAAV from the coding sequence TTGTCCGCAATCACGCACACCCCCGTCGTCTCGATCGCCTACCACTCCGGCTACGGCCACACCGCCGTCGTCGCCGAGGCGGTCCGCAGCGGCGCCGTGGAAGCCGGGGCGACCGTTCACCTGATCAAGGTCGACGAGATCGACGACGCCCAGTGGGAGCTGCTCGACGCCTCCGACGCGATCGTCTTCGGGTCCCCGACGTACATGGGCACCGCCTCCGGCGCCTTCCACGTCTTCGCCGAGGCCTCCTCGAAGCGCTGGTTCGGCGACACCTGGCAGGACAAGGTCGCGGCCGGCTTCACGAACTCCGCGTCCAAGAGCGGTGACAAGCTGCACACCCTGCAGTTCTTCCAGATCCTGGCCGCCCAGCACGGCATGAGCTGGGTCAACCTGGGCCTGAAGCCGGGCTGGAACTCCAGCACGGCCTCCGAGAACGACCTGAACCGGCTCGGCTTCTTCTCCGGCGCCGCCGCGCAGACCAACTCCGACGAGGGTGCCGACGCGGTCCACAAGGCCGACATCGCGACCGCCGAGCACCTGGGCCGCCGGGTCGCCGAGCAGACCCGCATCGTCATCGCGGGCCGCGCGGCCCTGGCCGCCGCCGCGGTCTGA
- a CDS encoding acylphosphatase has product MNEDVRLTAWVRGRVQGVGFRWFTRENALEIGGVVGFALNLDDGRVQVVAEGQRENCHRLLDWLRSSDTPGRVDGVTEIWGTPRGGYDGFGMR; this is encoded by the coding sequence ATGAATGAAGATGTCCGTCTGACCGCCTGGGTGCGCGGCCGTGTGCAGGGAGTGGGCTTCCGCTGGTTCACCAGGGAGAACGCCCTGGAGATCGGCGGGGTCGTCGGCTTCGCGCTCAACCTCGACGACGGGCGAGTGCAGGTGGTCGCCGAAGGTCAACGTGAGAATTGCCACCGGCTGCTCGACTGGTTGCGCTCCTCCGACACGCCCGGCCGGGTGGACGGAGTGACAGAGATCTGGGGCACACCGCGCGGTGGCTACGACGGATTCGGGATGCGGTGA
- a CDS encoding LLM class flavin-dependent oxidoreductase translates to MPITVARFNLVDPDGTPESLSARYKAALEMARYADDRGIDTVQTEEHHGTDNNWLPSPFAFAGAVFGATRRIAVTVSAIIGPLYDPLKVAEDIAVLDLLSGGRLVTVAGIGYRPEEYEQHGVEWGRRGRLQDELLETLLKAWTGEPFEFRGRTVRVTPTPFTRPHPLLLVGGSSEAAARRAARLGLPFFPSAHLPELAAYYTARLAEYGTEGFCMMPAAETPLLHIAEEPDRVWAEHGERFLHEAGMYASWQSKDIRSAVRSAARSVAELRAEGVYRILTPDEAVAYGRAAGEAGNLVLHPLCGGMPLDEGWRSLHLLCEQVLPRLKD, encoded by the coding sequence ATGCCCATCACCGTGGCCCGGTTCAATCTCGTCGACCCCGACGGCACCCCCGAGTCCCTCTCCGCCCGCTACAAGGCGGCGCTGGAGATGGCCCGGTACGCGGACGACCGCGGGATCGACACCGTCCAGACGGAGGAGCACCACGGCACCGACAACAACTGGCTGCCCTCCCCCTTCGCCTTCGCGGGCGCCGTCTTCGGCGCGACCCGCCGGATCGCGGTCACCGTCTCGGCGATCATCGGCCCGCTGTACGACCCGCTGAAGGTCGCCGAGGACATCGCCGTCCTCGACCTGCTGAGCGGCGGCCGCCTGGTGACGGTCGCGGGCATCGGCTACCGGCCCGAGGAGTACGAGCAGCACGGCGTGGAGTGGGGCCGGCGCGGCAGGCTCCAGGACGAGCTGCTGGAGACCCTGCTGAAGGCCTGGACCGGCGAGCCCTTCGAATTCCGCGGCCGCACGGTACGGGTCACCCCGACGCCGTTCACCCGGCCGCACCCCCTGCTGCTGGTCGGCGGCAGCTCCGAGGCCGCGGCCCGCCGTGCCGCCCGGCTGGGGCTGCCGTTCTTCCCCAGCGCGCACCTGCCGGAGCTGGCGGCGTACTACACCGCGCGGCTGGCGGAGTACGGCACGGAGGGCTTCTGCATGATGCCGGCGGCCGAGACCCCGCTGCTGCACATCGCCGAGGAGCCGGACCGGGTCTGGGCCGAGCACGGCGAGCGCTTCCTGCACGAGGCGGGCATGTACGCGTCCTGGCAGTCCAAGGACATCCGCAGCGCCGTACGGTCGGCCGCGCGCTCGGTGGCGGAGCTGCGCGCGGAGGGCGTCTACCGGATCCTCACCCCGGACGAGGCGGTCGCGTACGGCCGGGCCGCGGGCGAGGCGGGGAACCTGGTCCTGCACCCGCTGTGCGGCGGGATGCCGCTGGACGAGGGCTGGCGGAGCCTGCACCTGCTCTGCGAACAGGTACTGCCCCGGCTCAAGGACTGA
- a CDS encoding AAA family ATPase, with amino-acid sequence MHLKSLTLRGFKSFASATTLRFEPGITCVVGPNGSGKSNVVDALSWVMGEQGAKSLRGGKMEDVIFAGTTGRPPLGRAEVSLTIDNSDGALPIDYAEVTITRIMFRGGSSEYQINGDTCRLLDIQELLSDSGIGREMHVIVGQGQLDSVLHADPMGRRAFIEEAAGVLKHRKRKEKALRKLDAMQANLARVQDLGDELRRQLKPLGRQAAVARRAAVIQADLRDARLRLLADDLVVLRRALDAEIADEAALKERKEAAEAQLAGAVRREAELEEAVRELAPRLQRAQQTWYELSQLAERVRGTASLADARVKSASAPAEEERRGRDPEDMEREAARIREQEAELTAALEAASRALEDTAEHRAELERALAEEERRLRDAARAIADRREGLARLTGRLGAARSRAGAAQAEIDRLVAARDAAQSRAAAAQEEYEALAEEVGGLDDPSADTDHESARERLARAEAELSAAREDLSGAERSRAAVSARRDALALGLRRKDGTGALLAARERLAGLLGPAAQRLSVTPGYEAAVAAALGSAADALAVASPGAAAEAIRHLREADAGRATLLIAPAVPALPGQASAGPGAVAGGAAAGGAVPHPAASRDGDLPAPVPAPHLPASVGTSAAAPAPEPLAGGGPAGTPLPAAGLVGGDTEVRRAVEWVLRDHVVVGTLDEAEALVAERPDAVAVTLDGDVLGAHLAHGGSAGAPSLIEVQAAVDEAAGELARLGVRCEELAEARAAAQTRRQDAAALVEELAERRRAAEAARAGVAQQLGRLAGQAKGAAGEAERSAAAAARAQDALEQALAEVEECAERLATAEEMPVDEEPDGSRRDRLAADGANARQTEMEARLQLRTLEERVKGLAGRADSLDRAARAEREARTRAERRRARLRHEAEVARAVADGSRQLLAHVEVSLGRADEERVAAERAKGLRERELGEARNRGRELKGELDKLTDSVHRGEVLGAEQRLRIEALEAKSLEEFGMAAAGLVAEYGPDQPVPPSPAAEGEVLPEDPQDPRNRPGPFVRAQQEKRLKAAERAYQQLGKVNPLALEEFAALEERHQFLSEQLEDLRKTRADLLQVVKEVDQRVEQVFTEAYRDTAREFEGVFSRLFPGGEGRLILTDPDNMLTTGIDVEARPPGKKVKRLSLLSGGERSLTAVALLVSIFKARPSPFYVMDEVEAALDDTNLQRLIRIMEELQESSQLIVITHQKRTMEVADALYGVSMQGDGVSKVISQRLR; translated from the coding sequence GTGCACCTCAAGTCCCTGACCCTGCGTGGCTTCAAATCCTTCGCGTCCGCCACCACCCTGCGCTTCGAGCCCGGAATCACCTGTGTCGTGGGCCCGAACGGCTCCGGCAAGTCCAATGTGGTGGACGCGCTGTCGTGGGTCATGGGCGAACAGGGGGCCAAGTCCCTGCGCGGCGGGAAGATGGAAGACGTCATCTTCGCCGGGACCACCGGGCGTCCGCCGCTCGGACGGGCGGAGGTGTCCCTGACGATCGACAACTCCGACGGCGCGCTGCCCATCGACTACGCCGAAGTCACCATCACCCGCATCATGTTCCGCGGCGGCAGCAGCGAGTACCAGATCAACGGTGACACCTGCCGCCTGCTCGACATCCAGGAACTGCTCTCCGACTCCGGCATCGGCCGCGAGATGCACGTCATCGTCGGACAGGGCCAGCTGGACTCCGTACTGCACGCCGATCCCATGGGCCGCCGCGCCTTCATCGAGGAGGCGGCCGGCGTACTCAAGCACCGCAAGCGCAAGGAGAAGGCGCTGCGGAAGCTGGACGCGATGCAGGCCAATCTCGCGCGCGTCCAGGACCTGGGCGACGAGCTGCGGCGCCAGCTCAAGCCCCTGGGACGGCAGGCGGCGGTCGCCCGGCGGGCGGCCGTGATCCAGGCGGACCTGCGCGACGCGCGGCTGCGGCTGCTCGCCGACGACCTGGTCGTACTGCGGCGCGCCCTCGACGCGGAGATCGCGGACGAGGCGGCCCTCAAAGAGCGCAAGGAGGCCGCCGAGGCCCAGCTCGCGGGCGCCGTGCGGCGCGAGGCCGAGCTGGAGGAGGCGGTACGGGAGCTCGCACCGCGGCTGCAGCGGGCGCAGCAGACCTGGTACGAGCTGTCGCAGCTCGCCGAACGCGTCCGGGGCACCGCCTCCTTGGCGGACGCGCGGGTCAAGAGCGCCTCGGCTCCGGCCGAGGAGGAGCGGCGCGGCCGCGATCCCGAGGACATGGAGCGGGAGGCCGCGCGGATCCGCGAGCAGGAGGCGGAACTGACGGCGGCTCTGGAGGCGGCCTCGCGGGCGCTGGAGGACACGGCCGAGCACCGGGCGGAGCTGGAGCGGGCGCTGGCCGAGGAGGAACGCCGGCTGCGGGACGCCGCGCGGGCCATCGCCGACCGGCGCGAGGGACTGGCCCGGCTGACCGGGCGGCTCGGCGCGGCCCGCTCCCGCGCGGGAGCGGCGCAGGCCGAGATCGACCGGCTCGTCGCGGCGCGGGACGCGGCGCAGTCCCGGGCCGCCGCCGCGCAGGAGGAGTACGAGGCGCTGGCCGAGGAGGTCGGCGGGCTCGACGATCCGTCGGCCGACACGGACCACGAGAGCGCGCGGGAAAGGCTGGCGCGGGCGGAGGCGGAACTGTCCGCGGCCCGGGAGGACCTGTCCGGGGCGGAGCGCTCGCGGGCGGCCGTCTCGGCGCGCCGGGACGCGCTGGCGCTGGGGCTGCGCCGCAAGGACGGTACGGGCGCACTGCTCGCGGCGCGGGAGCGGCTGGCGGGGCTGCTGGGACCGGCGGCGCAGCGGCTGTCGGTGACCCCGGGCTACGAGGCCGCCGTGGCCGCCGCTCTGGGCTCGGCCGCGGACGCGCTGGCGGTGGCCTCCCCGGGGGCGGCGGCCGAGGCGATCCGCCACCTCCGTGAGGCGGACGCGGGCCGCGCCACCCTGCTGATCGCCCCCGCGGTTCCCGCCCTCCCGGGCCAGGCCTCGGCCGGCCCCGGGGCCGTGGCCGGGGGAGCGGCTGCCGGGGGAGCCGTCCCCCACCCGGCCGCCTCCCGGGACGGAGATCTGCCCGCCCCCGTACCCGCACCGCACCTGCCGGCGAGCGTGGGGACGTCCGCCGCGGCGCCGGCTCCGGAGCCGCTCGCGGGCGGCGGACCGGCGGGCACACCCCTACCGGCCGCCGGGCTGGTCGGCGGGGACACGGAGGTGCGGCGGGCCGTGGAATGGGTGCTGCGGGACCACGTCGTGGTCGGCACCCTCGACGAGGCCGAGGCACTGGTCGCCGAGCGGCCCGACGCGGTGGCCGTGACCCTCGACGGCGATGTGCTCGGGGCCCACCTCGCGCACGGCGGCTCCGCCGGGGCGCCCAGCCTGATCGAGGTGCAGGCGGCCGTCGACGAGGCGGCGGGCGAGCTGGCCCGGCTGGGCGTGCGGTGCGAGGAGCTCGCCGAGGCCCGGGCGGCCGCCCAGACCCGGCGCCAGGACGCGGCCGCCCTGGTCGAGGAGCTCGCCGAGCGGCGGCGTGCCGCGGAAGCGGCCCGGGCCGGGGTCGCCCAGCAGCTCGGGCGGCTCGCCGGGCAGGCGAAGGGCGCCGCGGGCGAGGCCGAACGCAGCGCCGCAGCCGCGGCCAGGGCCCAGGACGCCCTGGAGCAGGCGCTGGCCGAGGTCGAGGAGTGCGCGGAGCGGCTCGCGACCGCCGAGGAGATGCCGGTGGACGAGGAGCCGGACGGCTCCCGGCGGGACCGGCTCGCGGCCGACGGGGCCAACGCCCGGCAGACCGAGATGGAGGCCCGGCTGCAGCTGCGGACCCTCGAGGAGCGGGTCAAGGGGCTGGCCGGACGGGCGGATTCGCTCGACCGCGCGGCCCGGGCGGAACGCGAGGCCCGCACCCGCGCCGAGCGGCGCCGGGCCCGGCTGCGCCACGAGGCGGAGGTGGCCCGGGCGGTGGCCGACGGGTCCCGGCAGCTCCTCGCGCACGTGGAGGTGTCGCTCGGCAGGGCCGACGAGGAGCGGGTGGCGGCCGAACGGGCGAAAGGCCTGCGCGAGCGGGAGCTCGGCGAGGCGCGCAACCGCGGCCGGGAGCTGAAGGGGGAGCTGGACAAGCTCACCGACTCGGTCCACCGCGGCGAGGTGCTCGGGGCCGAGCAGCGGCTGCGCATCGAGGCGCTGGAGGCCAAGTCGCTGGAGGAGTTCGGCATGGCGGCGGCCGGGCTGGTCGCCGAGTACGGCCCTGACCAGCCGGTCCCCCCGTCCCCGGCCGCCGAGGGCGAGGTGCTGCCGGAGGACCCGCAGGACCCGCGCAACCGGCCTGGCCCCTTCGTCCGGGCCCAGCAGGAGAAACGGCTCAAGGCCGCCGAGCGTGCCTACCAGCAGCTCGGCAAGGTCAACCCGCTCGCGCTGGAGGAGTTCGCCGCGCTGGAGGAGCGCCACCAGTTCCTCAGCGAGCAGCTGGAGGATCTCCGTAAGACGAGAGCCGACCTCCTTCAAGTCGTGAAGGAGGTCGACCAGCGGGTCGAGCAGGTCTTCACCGAGGCCTACCGCGATACGGCCCGGGAGTTCGAGGGGGTGTTCTCGCGCCTGTTCCCCGGCGGCGAGGGCCGCCTGATCCTCACCGACCCCGACAACATGCTGACCACCGGCATCGACGTGGAGGCCCGCCCGCCGGGCAAGAAGGTCAAGCGGCTGTCGCTGCTCTCCGGCGGCGAGCGCTCGCTGACCGCCGTGGCACTGCTGGTGTCCATCTTCAAGGCGCGCCCCAGCCCGTTCTACGTGATGGACGAGGTCGAGGCCGCGCTCGACGACACCAATCTGCAGCGGCTGATCCGGATCATGGAGGAGCTCCAGGAGAGCTCGCAGCTGATCGTCATCACGCACCAGAAGCGGACGATGGAGGTCGCGGACGCGCTCTACGGCGTCTCGATGCAGGGCGACGGTGTCTCCAAGGTCATCAGCCAGCGGCTCCGCTGA
- the mutM gene encoding bifunctional DNA-formamidopyrimidine glycosylase/DNA-(apurinic or apyrimidinic site) lyase → MPELPEVEVVRRGLERWVAGRTVEAVEVLHPRAVRRHPGGGADFAARLRGETIGVPQRRGKYLWLPLEGRDLSVLGHLGMSGQLLVQPQDAPDEKHLRIRVRFTDSDSGSAAGAAGTELRFVDQRTFGGLSLHEVAADSTDGLPDVIAHIARDPLDPLFDEGAYHLALRAKRTTVKRALLDQSLISGVGNIYADEALWRAKLHYERPTAGLTRLRSAELLGHARDVMNAALTVGGTSFDSLYVNVNGESGYFDRSLDAYGREDEPCRRCGTPIRRRPWMNRSSYFCPRCQRPPRVAS, encoded by the coding sequence TGCATCCGCGGGCCGTCCGGCGCCATCCGGGCGGCGGTGCCGACTTCGCGGCGCGGCTGCGCGGGGAGACCATCGGGGTGCCGCAGCGGCGCGGGAAATACCTGTGGCTGCCGCTGGAGGGCCGTGACCTGTCCGTGCTCGGACATCTCGGGATGAGCGGGCAGTTGCTGGTGCAGCCGCAGGACGCCCCCGACGAGAAGCACCTGCGGATCCGGGTGCGCTTCACTGATTCCGACAGCGGCTCCGCCGCGGGCGCCGCAGGGACGGAGCTGCGCTTCGTGGACCAGCGGACCTTCGGCGGGCTCTCGCTGCACGAGGTCGCCGCCGACAGCACCGACGGGCTGCCGGACGTGATCGCGCACATCGCGCGCGACCCCCTGGACCCGCTCTTCGACGAGGGCGCCTACCACCTCGCGCTGCGCGCCAAGCGGACCACCGTCAAGCGCGCGCTGCTGGACCAGTCCCTGATCAGCGGGGTCGGCAACATCTACGCGGACGAGGCGCTGTGGCGCGCCAAGCTGCACTACGAGCGCCCGACCGCGGGCCTCACGCGCCTCCGGAGCGCGGAACTCCTCGGCCATGCCCGGGACGTCATGAACGCCGCCCTCACGGTCGGCGGCACCAGCTTCGACAGCCTGTACGTCAACGTGAACGGGGAGTCGGGCTACTTCGACCGTTCGCTCGACGCCTACGGGCGCGAGGACGAACCCTGCCGGCGCTGCGGTACGCCGATCCGGCGCCGGCCGTGGATGAACCGGTCGAGCTACTTCTGCCCGCGCTGTCAGCGGCCGCCGCGCGTGGCGTCGTAG
- a CDS encoding sugar porter family MFS transporter, with the protein MTSSTSRASAPGGGSSSHPEHLGHVIFIAAAAAMGGFLFGYDSSVINGAVVAIRERFDVGSAALAQVIAAALIGCAFGAATAGRIADRIGRIRCMQIAALLFTASALGSALPFALWDLAMWRVIGGFGIGMASVIGPAYIAEVSPAAYRGRLASFQQAAIVIGIAVSQLVNWAILNLADGDQRGNIAGLEAWQWMLGVMVVPAALYGLMSFVIPESPRFLISVGRNDEARKVLTEVEGSKIDLDGRVAEIEHAMRSEHKSTFKDLLGGRFGFLPVVWVGIGLSLFQQLVGINVIFYYSSSLWQSVGIDPSASFLYSFETSVVNIIGTVIAMIFVDRIGRKPLALIGSVGMSISLGLAAWAFSYKSGVGDDISLPHAQGIVALVAANCFVLFFALSWGVVVWVLLGEMFPGRIRAAALGVAAAAQWIANWVITVSFPTLSDWNLSGAYMIYTGFALLSIPFILKWVPETKGKALEEMG; encoded by the coding sequence TTGACCAGCAGCACATCGCGGGCCTCGGCACCGGGCGGCGGATCCTCGTCGCACCCCGAGCACCTCGGCCACGTCATCTTCATCGCCGCGGCCGCGGCCATGGGCGGCTTCCTCTTCGGGTACGACAGTTCCGTCATCAACGGCGCCGTCGTCGCCATCCGGGAACGGTTCGACGTCGGGTCCGCGGCGCTCGCCCAGGTGATCGCCGCCGCGCTGATCGGCTGCGCGTTCGGCGCCGCCACCGCCGGCCGCATCGCCGACCGGATCGGCCGAATCCGCTGTATGCAGATCGCCGCCCTCCTCTTCACCGCGAGCGCCCTCGGTTCGGCCCTGCCGTTCGCCCTCTGGGACCTCGCCATGTGGCGCGTGATCGGCGGCTTCGGCATCGGCATGGCCTCCGTCATCGGCCCCGCCTACATCGCCGAGGTGTCCCCGGCCGCCTACCGCGGCCGCCTCGCCTCCTTCCAGCAGGCCGCCATCGTCATCGGCATCGCCGTCTCCCAGCTCGTCAACTGGGCCATCCTGAACCTCGCCGACGGGGACCAGCGCGGCAACATCGCCGGTCTGGAGGCCTGGCAGTGGATGCTGGGCGTCATGGTCGTCCCGGCCGCCCTCTACGGGCTGATGTCCTTCGTCATCCCGGAGTCCCCCCGCTTCCTGATCTCCGTCGGCCGCAACGACGAGGCCAGGAAGGTGCTGACCGAGGTCGAGGGTTCGAAGATCGACCTGGACGGACGCGTCGCCGAGATCGAGCACGCGATGCGATCCGAGCACAAGTCCACCTTCAAGGACCTGCTCGGCGGCCGCTTCGGCTTCCTGCCCGTCGTCTGGGTCGGTATCGGCCTCTCGCTCTTCCAGCAGCTGGTCGGCATCAACGTGATCTTCTACTACAGCTCCTCGCTGTGGCAGTCGGTCGGCATCGACCCGAGCGCCTCGTTCCTGTACTCCTTCGAGACCTCGGTCGTGAACATCATCGGCACGGTGATCGCGATGATCTTCGTCGACCGGATCGGCCGCAAGCCGCTCGCCCTCATCGGCTCCGTCGGCATGTCGATCTCGCTGGGCCTGGCCGCCTGGGCCTTCTCGTACAAGTCCGGGGTCGGCGACGACATCTCCCTGCCGCACGCCCAGGGCATCGTGGCCCTGGTCGCCGCCAACTGCTTCGTCCTCTTCTTCGCCCTCTCCTGGGGCGTGGTCGTCTGGGTGCTGCTCGGCGAGATGTTCCCGGGCCGCATCCGGGCCGCCGCCCTCGGCGTGGCCGCCGCCGCCCAGTGGATCGCCAACTGGGTCATCACCGTCAGCTTCCCGACGCTCTCGGACTGGAACCTGTCCGGCGCGTACATGATCTACACCGGCTTCGCCCTGCTCTCGATCCCGTTCATCCTCAAGTGGGTGCCGGAGACCAAGGGCAAGGCGCTGGAGGAGATGGGGTAA
- a CDS encoding winged helix-turn-helix transcriptional regulator, with protein METPACTEAVETEQPFDVFARACPSRETLEHVTGRWGSLTVGALREGPCRFNELRRRVEGVSEKMLSQTLHALERDGIVHREAQPTNPPRVDYELTPLGVEVADRLLALIHCLEGNMPAVLGARQSYDATRGGR; from the coding sequence ATGGAGACCCCCGCCTGTACCGAAGCCGTCGAGACAGAACAACCGTTCGACGTCTTCGCGCGCGCCTGCCCGTCCCGGGAAACCCTCGAACACGTCACCGGCCGCTGGGGCAGCCTCACCGTGGGCGCTCTGCGCGAAGGCCCGTGCCGCTTCAACGAGCTGCGCCGCCGGGTGGAGGGCGTGAGCGAGAAGATGCTCTCCCAGACCCTGCACGCGCTGGAGCGCGACGGCATCGTGCACCGGGAGGCCCAGCCCACCAATCCGCCGCGCGTCGACTACGAACTGACCCCGCTCGGCGTCGAGGTCGCGGACCGGCTGCTGGCGCTCATCCACTGCCTGGAGGGGAACATGCCGGCGGTGCTGGGTGCCCGGCAGTCCTACGACGCCACGCGCGGCGGCCGCTGA
- a CDS encoding CAP domain-containing protein → MGRHRLPAAPHSGVKRGTALRTGLLGVSVAVALGTAAVTTGMVPVGGSFPYVGVSGTDAPTPEARAKASTGPDTALPQQNGLANLSGRASSGTGAGTASPKPSAPASPPASASASPAPSGSPSASPSPSASPSAAPSDSPSRSATPAPSTKAPRTAPAAPVLPAAPTAPAPATSQAPAPAPSKSATPEPRPALDSHSAEESAVVELVNQERALAGCGPVRANPPLAALAGAFSLDMATRGFFSHEDPEGNTPWDRATKAGIAGLGGENIARGQGDAEAVMKAWMNSPDHKANILNCEFRTLGVGVHVAAGGPWWTQDFGF, encoded by the coding sequence ATGGGCCGTCACCGACTCCCCGCCGCGCCGCACAGCGGCGTCAAGCGCGGCACCGCCCTGCGCACCGGCCTGCTGGGCGTCTCGGTGGCCGTCGCCCTCGGCACCGCGGCCGTCACCACCGGCATGGTGCCGGTCGGCGGCTCCTTCCCCTATGTGGGTGTCAGCGGTACGGATGCCCCCACTCCGGAAGCCAGGGCCAAGGCCTCGACCGGCCCCGACACGGCCCTGCCGCAGCAGAACGGCCTCGCGAACCTGTCCGGCCGCGCCTCCTCCGGCACCGGCGCGGGCACCGCCTCCCCGAAGCCGTCGGCCCCGGCCTCCCCGCCGGCGTCCGCTTCCGCGAGCCCCGCGCCGAGCGGTTCCCCGAGCGCCTCGCCCTCGCCGTCCGCCTCGCCGTCCGCCGCGCCGAGCGACTCCCCCTCCCGGTCGGCGACTCCGGCCCCGTCCACCAAGGCCCCGCGCACCGCCCCGGCGGCTCCGGTCTTGCCCGCCGCGCCGACGGCCCCGGCACCCGCCACGAGCCAGGCCCCGGCCCCGGCGCCCTCGAAGTCGGCCACCCCCGAGCCCCGCCCGGCCCTGGACAGCCACTCCGCGGAGGAGTCCGCCGTCGTCGAACTGGTGAACCAGGAGCGCGCGCTGGCCGGGTGCGGCCCGGTCCGGGCCAATCCGCCGCTCGCGGCGCTGGCCGGGGCCTTCAGCCTGGACATGGCCACCCGTGGCTTCTTCAGCCACGAGGACCCCGAGGGCAACACCCCCTGGGACCGCGCCACCAAGGCCGGCATCGCCGGCCTCGGCGGCGAGAACATAGCCCGTGGCCAGGGTGACGCCGAGGCCGTGATGAAGGCCTGGATGAACAGCCCGGACCACAAGGCGAACATCCTCAACTGTGAGTTCCGCACCCTGGGCGTCGGTGTCCACGTCGCGGCCGGCGGCCCCTGGTGGACCCAGGACTTCGGTTTCTGA